The genomic segment ATTGCACCTCAAATTGCTTCATTATAGTTAGCAGCTGTGATTTGGGGTTCGTTGGTTTAGCTGGCTCAATGGATTTGGTGCCTGTCTGAATCATCAGCTCTCCCTGATCATCAACTTGCCCCAAAAAGATGTCCTTCACCTCGATCCGTTGATCGCGCAGCTTTTTGTTCAGCCAGTTGTCATCAAGTCCTGACTCCCGAAGCGTCTCCTTAAGCACCTTGCCATCCATAATAATCGTAGTCGCTTCCGCCTCCGGCTCCACTTGAAGGCCGATAATATCAGCGGTCAGCGGCTGTTGTTCCTTTTTCAGCAGCACATTAATTTCACCGCTTTGCTCCATAATAGCAAATTCCACATCCGCCATCCGATAGACATCCTTTTTACGCAGCTGCTCTAGAAACTCATCGAGCGTCATACGCTCCTTTTGCAAATTTTTTCGCAGCAGCTTTCCTCTTCGGATAAGCACGGTTCCCTGCCCGTCGATAAAGTTGCGAAGCGTCTTGCTCTTCATGGTAGCAAACTCGAAGCCAACGGACACAATGACCCATACGAGCAAGGCTAAAATGCCCAAATACCATTCATTATCGAGATCCAGCGAAATGTACGAAGCAATATTCCCCATCGTAATACCCGTAATATACTCGAATAACGATAGCTGCGAAATTTGCCGTTTGCCCAATAGCTTGGTCATGACAAACAAAATAACGACCGAGGACAACGTTCGCAGCGTAATTTCCAACCAATCTTGCATAAAAGGTTTCGCCTCCTGCATTTGTTTGCTCTTACCCAGGGATGGAACAAACTTTGTGAGTTTTGTATTTAAAGTAGCGTAACCAGATAGGCAAAAGTCATACATGTATAGGCATCTTTTCGCCCCTCTTGCAATTGTTCTTCATATAGGCTATAATGAACTTTGATGTGTTATATTTAACCCCCAAATATCCCTCCTAGAGATTCAATGTTTTCCACAGTTTTGATCTTCTTTTCTGGATTTTCTTTTCTGTTCATTTCTGAATTCTCACGTTCGTGCTGTACGAGCTTTGATTCACACTGGCGCGGTCTAGGAGCCGCAAGGATGGAAGAGAGGTAGGGCTTCCGTTGTTTTGGAGTTAGGTTACGAGGCAAGATTATGCTGTCTTGCAAGATTAACAAGGGATATAACGGCCATTCATGTTGCTGAAGGCCCGGTTAAATATACGATACACAAACAGCGGCACCCATTTGATGGGTGCCGCTATCCAATTTTATAGAGGTAATTCTGCAATTAAACGCACGCTGCTCAGCGCGAGTGGCTGCTATTTGATTTGTTTTCCCCATACTGCGAGCCCTTTGTCATCCATTCCGGTAAATACAAGCGAAGGCTTATTCCGCTCTGCATCCCATGCTGGCAGCACCAGCACCGTTTCAACCCCTGCCTTCGTCTGATCGTCATCTTGAAAATACAGGCGCACCGTATGCTCGCCATCAAACTCCCAATAATCTGCTGAATCTTCAGCGCCAATCTTGCCGTCTTTTCTCAGCTCAATCGCTTCTGAATCAATCGGCCCATCTATATATTTCTCGTGCACAATGCGCTCCCATGTGCCCGCAAGCGCGCTTTTAGGTATCGTTTGCACCTGTTCCCCCGCATATCGCTCCGGCGACACCACCGGCCAGCCATCGCCATTCCAGAGCAGCTTGCGCACATGCAAGTACATCCAGTTCGAATCCTGCTCTGGGCGAGCATGATGAACGATATAATCGCTATCGCCGTCCTGCAATATTGAATTGTGGCCGGGAGCAATCCAGCCCTCTCCTTCCGCAAACCGGTAGCCGCCCATAATCTTGTTGCCGACATCG from the Paenibacillus sp. BIHB 4019 genome contains:
- a CDS encoding DUF421 domain-containing protein translates to MQDWLEITLRTLSSVVILFVMTKLLGKRQISQLSLFEYITGITMGNIASYISLDLDNEWYLGILALLVWVIVSVGFEFATMKSKTLRNFIDGQGTVLIRRGKLLRKNLQKERMTLDEFLEQLRKKDVYRMADVEFAIMEQSGEINVLLKKEQQPLTADIIGLQVEPEAEATTIIMDGKVLKETLRESGLDDNWLNKKLRDQRIEVKDIFLGQVDDQGELMIQTGTKSIEPAKPTNPKSQLLTIMKQFEVQLQLQEQLSLNEKDKSDYQSAVNKLQALIDKK